Proteins encoded by one window of Streptomyces sp. LX-29:
- the ispG gene encoding flavodoxin-dependent (E)-4-hydroxy-3-methylbut-2-enyl-diphosphate synthase: MTAVSLGIPAVPTTLAPRRASRRIQVGSVAVGGGAPVSVQSMTTTVTADIGATLQQIAELTASGCQIVRVACPSQDDAEALSVIARKSQIPVIADIHFQPKYVFAAIDAGCAAVRVNPGNIRQFDDKVKEIAKAASDAGVPIRIGVNAGSLDKRLLAKYGKATPEALVESALWECSLFEEHGFRDIKISVKHNDPVVMVNAYRQLAAQCDYPLHLGVTEAGPAFQGTIKSAVAFGALLSEGIGDTIRVSLSAPPAEEVKVGIQILESLNLRQRRLEIVSCPSCGRAQVDVYKLADQVTAGLEGMEVPLRVAVMGCVVNGPGEAREADLGVASGNGKGQIFVKGEVIKTVPESKIVETLIEEAMKLAERMEQDGTPSGKPEVDVA; encoded by the coding sequence ATGACCGCCGTCTCACTCGGCATCCCGGCCGTCCCGACCACCCTCGCCCCGCGCCGGGCCAGCCGACGGATCCAGGTGGGGTCGGTGGCGGTGGGCGGGGGTGCGCCGGTGTCGGTGCAGTCCATGACGACGACGGTGACGGCGGACATCGGTGCGACGTTGCAGCAGATCGCGGAGTTGACGGCCTCGGGTTGTCAGATCGTGCGGGTGGCGTGTCCGTCGCAGGATGACGCGGAGGCGTTGTCGGTGATCGCGAGGAAGTCGCAGATCCCGGTGATCGCGGATATCCACTTCCAGCCGAAGTACGTGTTCGCGGCGATCGACGCCGGTTGTGCGGCGGTGCGGGTCAATCCGGGCAATATCCGGCAGTTCGACGACAAGGTGAAGGAGATCGCGAAGGCGGCGTCCGACGCCGGTGTCCCGATCCGTATCGGTGTCAACGCCGGCTCTCTCGACAAGCGGCTGCTGGCCAAGTACGGCAAGGCCACCCCGGAGGCGCTGGTGGAGTCGGCGCTGTGGGAGTGCTCGCTGTTCGAGGAGCACGGCTTCAGGGACATCAAGATCTCCGTCAAGCACAACGACCCGGTGGTCATGGTCAACGCCTACCGGCAGCTCGCCGCCCAGTGCGACTACCCGCTCCACCTGGGCGTCACCGAGGCGGGCCCCGCCTTCCAGGGCACCATCAAGTCCGCGGTGGCCTTCGGTGCCCTGCTCTCGGAGGGCATCGGCGACACCATCCGCGTCTCCCTCTCCGCCCCGCCGGCGGAGGAGGTCAAGGTCGGCATCCAGATCCTGGAGTCGCTCAACCTGCGCCAGCGCCGTCTGGAGATCGTCTCTTGCCCGTCCTGTGGTCGTGCCCAGGTGGACGTCTACAAGCTGGCCGATCAGGTGACGGCGGGTCTGGAGGGCATGGAGGTGCCGCTGCGGGTGGCGGTGATGGGCTGTGTGGTGAACGGTCCCGGTGAGGCTCGGGAGGCCGACCTCGGGGTGGCCTCGGGCAACGGTAAGGGGCAGATCTTCGTGAAGGGCGAGGTGATCAAGACGGTGCCCGAGTCGAAGATCGTCGAGACCCTCATCGAAGAGGCCATGAAGC
- the dxs gene encoding 1-deoxy-D-xylulose-5-phosphate synthase has product MAEPPTPLLDTVTGPERLRALDPSRLPELAREIREFLIAAVSRTGGHLGPNLGVVELTIALHRVFDSPRDRLLWDTGHQTYVHKLLTGRKDFSRLRSRGGLSGYPSQDESEHDVIENSHASTALSYADGLAKAHRLRGLTGRHVVAVIGDGALTGGMAWEALNNIAAAKDLPLIIVVNDNGRSYAPTRGGLADHLTTLRTTQGYERFLRWGKDRLRDRPLGGPLYDALHGAKKGLKDLVAPQGLFEDLGLKYVGPVDGHDTAAVEAALARAKAFGGPVIVHCITRKGHGHPPAEAHELDRFHAIGAVATPGARPAGPSWTSVFAKEMVEVGAEREDVVAITAAMLQPVGLDAFATAYPERVFDVGIAEQHAVTSAAGLALGGLHPVVAVYATFLNRAFDQVLMDVALHRCGVTFVLDRAGATGNDGPSHNGMWDLSILQAVPGLRIAAPRDGTRLRAQLRQAVAVTDGPTVVRFPKGAVAADTEPVATVGGVDVLARPRGTHRVDVLLVSVGAMAATALAAARELADRGITATVVDPCWVKPVAPALVRLAADHALVATVEDNGRVGGVGGAIAQAVRDGGVATPVHTFGLTQKFFDHGSRAELLTEAGLQPATLADDIAEALAAAGAARLKGAS; this is encoded by the coding sequence TTGGCTGAGCCGCCCACCCCGCTGCTGGACACCGTCACCGGCCCGGAGCGCCTGCGGGCGCTGGACCCGTCCCGGCTGCCCGAGCTCGCCCGCGAGATCCGCGAGTTCCTCATCGCCGCCGTCTCGCGGACCGGCGGCCACCTCGGCCCCAACCTCGGCGTGGTCGAGCTGACCATCGCCCTGCACCGGGTCTTCGACTCCCCGCGCGACCGCCTGCTGTGGGACACCGGCCACCAGACCTACGTCCACAAACTGCTCACCGGTCGCAAGGACTTCTCCCGGCTGCGCAGCCGCGGCGGGCTCTCCGGCTACCCCAGCCAGGACGAGTCCGAGCACGACGTCATCGAGAACTCACACGCCTCGACCGCGCTGAGCTACGCCGACGGCCTCGCCAAGGCGCACCGGCTGCGCGGCCTGACCGGCCGCCACGTGGTCGCGGTCATCGGCGACGGCGCGCTCACCGGCGGCATGGCCTGGGAGGCGCTCAACAACATCGCCGCCGCCAAGGACCTGCCGCTGATCATCGTCGTCAACGACAACGGCCGTTCCTACGCCCCCACCCGGGGCGGGCTCGCCGACCACCTCACCACGCTGCGCACCACCCAGGGCTACGAGCGCTTCCTGCGCTGGGGCAAGGACCGGCTGCGCGACAGACCCCTCGGCGGCCCGCTCTACGACGCGCTGCACGGGGCGAAGAAGGGGCTGAAGGACCTCGTCGCCCCGCAGGGACTCTTCGAGGACCTGGGGCTGAAGTACGTCGGGCCGGTGGACGGCCACGACACGGCGGCGGTGGAGGCGGCGCTGGCCCGCGCCAAGGCGTTCGGCGGGCCCGTCATCGTGCACTGCATCACCCGCAAGGGCCACGGCCACCCGCCCGCCGAGGCGCACGAGCTGGACCGCTTCCACGCCATCGGCGCGGTCGCCACGCCCGGCGCCCGGCCGGCCGGACCCTCCTGGACCTCGGTGTTCGCGAAGGAGATGGTCGAGGTCGGGGCGGAGCGGGAGGACGTCGTCGCCATCACCGCCGCCATGCTGCAACCGGTGGGCCTGGACGCCTTCGCGACCGCCTACCCGGAGCGGGTCTTCGACGTGGGGATCGCCGAGCAGCACGCGGTGACCTCGGCGGCCGGCCTCGCCCTCGGCGGACTGCACCCGGTGGTGGCCGTCTACGCCACCTTCCTCAACCGCGCCTTCGACCAGGTGCTGATGGATGTGGCGCTGCACCGCTGCGGGGTGACCTTCGTCCTGGACCGGGCGGGCGCCACCGGCAACGACGGCCCCAGCCACAACGGCATGTGGGACCTGTCCATCCTCCAGGCCGTCCCCGGCCTACGGATCGCCGCGCCGCGCGACGGCACCCGGCTGCGGGCCCAACTGCGCCAGGCGGTGGCGGTGACCGACGGCCCGACCGTGGTCCGCTTCCCCAAGGGGGCGGTCGCGGCCGACACCGAGCCGGTCGCCACTGTCGGCGGCGTGGACGTCCTGGCCCGACCGCGCGGCACCCACCGCGTCGACGTGCTGCTGGTCTCCGTCGGAGCCATGGCCGCCACCGCGCTCGCCGCCGCCCGGGAGCTCGCCGACCGCGGGATCACGGCCACCGTGGTGGACCCGTGCTGGGTCAAGCCGGTCGCCCCGGCCCTGGTGCGGCTCGCCGCGGACCACGCGCTGGTGGCCACCGTCGAGGACAACGGCCGGGTGGGCGGGGTGGGCGGCGCCATCGCCCAGGCGGTGCGGGACGGCGGGGTCGCCACCCCCGTCCACACCTTCGGCCTGACCCAGAAGTTCTTCGACCACGGCAGCCGCGCCGAGCTGCTGACCGAGGCCGGACTCCAACCCGCGACCCTCGCCGACGACATCGCCGAGGCGCTGGCGGCGGCCGGCGCCGCCCGACTGAAGGGGGCCTCATGA